In one Alnus glutinosa chromosome 12, dhAlnGlut1.1, whole genome shotgun sequence genomic region, the following are encoded:
- the LOC133851569 gene encoding transcription factor UNE12-like codes for MAGNPPEGLGDDFFEQILAVQPAYTSSEAAAAAAAAGYGGGEVGSMAPMVLQLGSGDGLRGMGLGMGMAPPLGLDLEQQRQGFLRQERFREEVVDGNNNCHNNTNNGSSSSAISGINERDSGHMSLFSAFGPLQAQAVRPTAPQLHQFHSHPAPGPVVAAPHPPAIRPRVRARRGQATDPHSIAERLRRERIAERMKALQELVPSANKTDRAAMLDEIVDYVKFLRLQVKVLSMSRLGGAGAVAQLVADVPLSSVEGEGIEGATNQQAWEKWSNDGTEQQVAKLMEEDMGAAMQFLQSKALCIMPISLASAIFRTQQPDAPTLVKPESNTPS; via the exons ATGGCGGGCAATCCGCCGGAGGGGCTAGGGGACGATTTCTTCGAGCAGATCTTGGCCGTGCAGCCGGCATACACAAGCAGTGAGGCAgcggcagcagcagcagcagctggGTATGGAGGGGGAGAGGTGGGTTCAATGGCGCCCATGGTGTTGCAGCTTGGCTCTGGCGATGGTTTAAGAGGGATGGGATTGGGGATGGGTATGGCACCGCCTTTGGGGTTGGACTTGGAGCAGCAGCGGCAGGGTTTTTTGAGGCAGGAGAGGTTTAGAGAAGAGGTGGTTGATGGTAATAATAATTGTCACAACAATACCAATAATGGGTCTTCTTCTTCTGCCATTTCTGGAATCAAT GAGAGAGACTCGGGGCATATGAGTTTGTTTTCAGCCTTTGGACCATTGCAAGCCCAGGCAGTACGGCCAACAGCACCACAACTACACCAg TTTCATAGCCATCCAGCACCTGGGCCAGTTGTTGCTGCTCCACATCCACCTGCCATCCGCCCAAGAGTGCGCGCAAGACGAGGGCAAGCCACAGATCCCCACAGTATTGCCGAGCGG TTACGTCGGGAAAGAATTGCAGAAAGAATGAAGGCTTTGCAGGAGTTGGTTCCCAGCGCCAACAAG ACGGATAGGGCAGCCATGCTTGACGAAATTGTGGATTATGTGAAGTTTCTAAGGCTCCAAGTCAAG GTTTTGAGCATGAGTAGACTGGGTGGAGCGGGTGCAGTGGCTCAGCTTGTAGCGGATGTACCCCTATCATCAGTTGAG GGTGAGGGCATCGAAGGTGCAACAAATCAACAAGCATGGGAGAAGTGGTCAAACGATGGCACAGAACAGCAAGTAGCTAAGCTGATGGAAGAAGACATGGGAGCTGCCATGCAATTCCTTCAGTCCAAGGCCCTCTGCATCATGCCCATATCGCTTGCTTCTGCCATTTTTCGGACACAACAACCAGATGCACCAACACTAGTTAAGCCCGAATCAAACACCCCTTCATAG